The segment CGGTCGCCGCCGAGCACCCGCTGGCCACCCATGCCGCGCTGAACAACCCCGAACTGGCTGCCTTTATCGACGAATGCAAGCACGGCTCGGTCATGGAAGCCGACATGGCGACCATGGAGAAGAAGGGCATGCCGACCGGCCTGCAAGTGGTGCACCCGCTGACCGGCGAGAAGGTCGACGTGTGGGTCGGCAACTACGTGCTGATGAGCTACGGCGACGGCGCCGTGATGGGCGTGCCCGCGCACGACGAGCGCGACTTCGCCTTCGCGCTCAAGTACAAGCTGCCGATCAGGCAAGTCATTGACGTGAAGGGCCAGCCGTACTCGACCGAAGCCTGGCAGGAATGGTACGGCGACAAGGAGCAGGGCACCTGCATCCACAGCGGCAAGTACGATGGCCTCGGCTACCAGGCCGCGGTCGAAGCCATTGCCGCCGACCTGGGCGCCAAGGGCCTGGGTGAGAAGAAGGTGACCTGGCGCCTGCGCGACTGGGGCATCTCGCGCCAGCGCTACTGGGGCACGCCGATCCCGCTGATCCACTGCGACAGCTGCGGCGTGGTGCCGGTCCCTGAGAAAGACCTGCCGGTGGTGCTGCCCGAAGACCTGGTGCCGGACGGCACCGGCAACCCGCTGGCCAAGGATGCGCGCTTCCTGCAGTGCACCTGCCCGTCGTGCGGCAAGCCGGCGCGCCGCGAGACCGACACGATGGATACCTTCATCGACTCGTGCTGGTACTACATGCGCTATACCTGCCCGGATGCGGCCACCATGGTCGATGCGCGCAACGATTACTGGATGCCGATGGACCAGTACATCGGCGGCATCGAGCACGCGATCCTGCACCTGCTGTACGCACGCTTCTGGACCAAGGTCATGCGCGACCTGGGCCTGGTCAAGTTCGACGAGCCCTTCACCAACCTGCTGACGCAGGGCATGGTGCTCAACGAGACCTACTACCGTGAAGACGCGTCGGGCAAGAAGCACTGGTACAACCCGGCCGAGGTCGACCTGCGCACCGACGAGCGCGGCCGCCCGGTAGGCGCCACGCTGATCGCCGACGGCCAGCCGGTGGTGATCGGCGGCGTCGAGAAGATGTCGAAGTCCAAGAACAACGGCATCGATCCGCAGGCGCTGATCGACCAGTACGGCGCCGACACCGCGCGCCTGTTCGTGATGTTCGCCGCGCCGCCGGAGCAGCAGCTTGAGTGGAGCGGCTCGGGCGTCGAGGGCGCCTCGCGCTTCCTGCGCCGCGTGTGGAACTACGGCTATGCCAATGCCGCGGCCATCCGCGACGGCGCCGGCGGCAAGCCGACTGCCGATGACGCCGACCTGCGCCGCGAGATCCACGGCGTGCTCAAGCAGGCCAACTACGACTACCAGCGCATCCAGTACAACACCGTGGTGTCCGCCACGATGAAGATGCTGAACGCGCTGGACGACGCCAAGACGGCTTCGCCGGCCGCGCGCCGCGAGTGCTTCGGCATCCTGCTGCGCGTGCTGTACCCGGTGGTGCCGCACGTCACCCACGGCCTGTGGGACCAGCTGGGCTACGCCGCCGAAGCCGGCGACCTGCTCGACGCGCCGTGGCCGCAGGTCGATGAAGCCGCGCTGGTGCGCAGCGAGATCGAACTGGTGCTGCAGATCAACGGCAAGGTGCGCGGCAGCATCACCGTGCCCGCCGAAGCCGACCGCGCCGCGATCGAGGCAACCGCCGCCGCCAGCGAGACCGTGGCCAAGTTTGCCGAGGGCAAGGCGCCGAAGAAGATCGTGGTGGTACCCGGCCGCCTGGTCAACGTGGTGTTGTAAGCTGGCCCCGGAACCTGACAAGGAATCGCCAAGAATGAAGCGACTGAACATGGGGCGCCGCAAGGTGCTCGCGGCAATGCTGGCAGTGCCGGCAACGGGCCTGCTGGCCGGTTGCGGCTTCCACATGCGCGGCAACGCGGATTTCGCCTTCAAGCGGCTCTATATCGGGATTCCGGCCAATTCGCTGATGGGCGCGGACCTGCGCCGCGCCATCCGCGGCGGTTCCGACACCCAGGTGGTAGCCGACCAGAAAGAGGCCGACGCCCTGCTGGACGTGCTGCAGGACACCCGCACCAAGTCGATCCTGTCGATCACGACCGAGGGCGTGGTGCGTGAATACCGCCTGACGCAGCGTTTCACCTTCCGCCTGCGCGACCCCGCCGGCAATGAACTGATCGCGCCGTCGCAGCTGGTGCTGACCCGCGACCTGACCTACAACGAAGCCAACACGCTGGCCAAGGACTACGAAGAGCAGCAGCTGTACCGCGACATGCAGCGCGATATCGTGCAGCAGCTGATGCGCCGGCTGGCCGCCGTCAAGGCCATCTGATCACGGCATGCAGCTCAAGCTCGACGGGCTCGACGCGCACCTGAGGCAGGCCAAGGCCAAGGGCCTGGCACCGCTGTACGTGGTACATGGCGACGAACACCTGCTGGTGCTGGAAGCCGTCGACCGCCTGCGCGCCGCGGCGCGCGAAGCCGGCTTCTCCGAGCGCGACGTGCTGGTGGCCGAGCGCGGCTTCCACTGGGGCCAGCTAGTCGAGGCGCAGCAGTCGATGTCGCTCTTTGGCGACCGCAAGATCGTTGAACTCCGCATCCCGTCGGGCAAGCCCGGCAAGGACGGCGGCGAGGCGCTGCGCGCCGTGGCCGCCCAGCCGTCGCCCGACGTGGTGCTGCTGGTGACGCTGCCGCGGCTGGATTTTGCCGCGTCCAAGTCGGCCTGGTTCCAGGCGCTGGAAGGCGCCGGCGTGTCGATCAAGGTCGACTCCGTGGACCGCACCCGGCTGCCGGCCTGGGTCGGCGAGCGGCTGTCGCTGCAGCAGCAACGCGTCGAAGGCGGCGAGCCGGGCCGACGTGCGCTGCAGTTCATCGCCGACAAGGTCGAGGGCAACCTGCTGGCGGCGCACCAGGAAATCCAGAAGCTGGGGCTGCTGTACCCGCCCGGCGAGCTCACCTTCGACCAGGTGCACGATGCGGTGCTGAATGTGGCCCGCTATGACGTGTTCAAGCTGTCTGAATCGATGCTCTCTGGCGACGTGCCGCGGCTGGTGCGCATGCTCGAAGGGCTGCGCGGCGAGGGCGAGGCCACGGTGCTGGTGCTGTGGGCGCTGACCGAGGAAATTCGCGTATTATCCAAGGTCCGGCAAGGGCTGGCGGCTGGCAAGCCGGCGGGTGTGCTGATGCGCGAACTGCGCGTCTGGGGCCCGCGCGAGCGGCTGGTGCCGCAGGCCGCGCAGCGCCTGGCGCAGCCAAGGCTGGAAGCGGCGCTGGCACTGGCGGCGCGGCTGGACCGCCAGGTCAAGGGCCTGTCGGACCTGCCGCCACCGGGCGGCAGCCCGCTGCCGGCGGAACCATGGGACGGGCTGCAGCAGCTTGCCCTGATGATCGCGCGCTGAACGCGCAACTCCACAGGTTTGCTTCCCCCGCCGCGTGCGGCGGGGGGACGGAAAACACACTGACGGCCACCACCCCAGGGCCACTGACATGAACGAGCTCGACCTCAATCAATACATGGACCGCGTCGGCCGCCAGGCCCGCGCCGCGTCGCGCGCCATGGCGCGTGCCTCCACGGCCGACAAGAACCGCGCGCTGCTGACCATCGCCGCGGCCATCCGCCGCGATGCCGACAAGCTCAAGGCGGTCAACGCGCGTGACGTTGAACGCGCCCGCGCCAACGGCCAGGACGCCGCCTTCATCGACCGCCTGACGCTGTCGGACAAGGCCATCGCCACCATGGCCGCGGGCCTGGGGCAGATCGCCGCGCTGGCCGACCCGATCGGCGAGATCTCGAACATGAAGTTCCGCCCGACCGGCATCCAGGTCGGCCAGATGCGCGTGCCGCTGGGCGTGATCGGCATCATCTACGAGTCGCGCCCGAACGTGACCATCGACGCCGCGGCGCTGTGCCTGAAGTCGGGCAACGCCACCATCCTGCGCGGCGGCTCCGAAGCAATCGAATCCAACACCGCGCTGGCGGCGCTGGTGGCCGAGGGCCTGTCCGCGGCCGGCCTGCCGTCCGAGGCGGTGCAGGTGATCGAGACCACTGACCGCGCTGCCGTGGGCCGGCTGATCACCATGACCGAATACGTCGACGTGATCGTGCCGCGCGGCGGCAAGAGCCTGATCGCGCGGCTGATGGAAGAAGCGCGCGTGCCGATGATCAAGCACCTGGACGGCATCTGCCACGTCTATATCGACGCCGATGCCGACCTGGACAAGGCCGTGCGCGTCTGCGACAACGCCAAGACGCAGCGCTATGCGCCGTGCAACACCATGGAGACGCTGCTGGTGTCGCAGGACATCGCCGCCGCCGCGCTGCCGCCGCTGTGCCGCATCTACCAGGAGAAGGGCGTCGAGCTGCGCGTGTGTCCGGCCACCCGCGCCACGCTGGAAGCCGCCGGCTTTACCGGCCTGGTCGATGCCGCCGAGGAAGACTGGCGCCTGGAATACCTGGCGCCGATCCTCGCCATCAAGACCGTGGCCGGACTCGACGACGCCATCGCCCATATCAACGAATACGGTTCGCACCATACCGATTCGATCATCACCGAGAACTACTCGGCGGGCATGCGCTTTATCCGCGAGGTCGATTCGGCCAGCGTGATGATCAATGCCTCGACCCGCTTTGCCGATGGCTTCGAGTATGGCCTGGGCGCGGAGATCGGCATCTCCAACGACAAGCTGCATGCACGCGGCCCGGTCGGGCTGGAAGGGCTGACCTCGCTGAAGTACGTGGTATTCGGGCACGGCGAGATCCGCACCTGACGCTCGCGCGCCAACAACAATAACAATCGTTCTCGAACGTCTCTCTGCCGATGCTCTGGGTCAAAGCGCTGCATATCGTCTTCGTGGTCTCGTGGTTCGCCGGCCTGTTCTACCTGCCGCGCATCTTCGTCAACCTGGCGCTGGAAACCGACGCCGCCAGCGCGCAGCGCCTGTTGCTGATGGCGCGCAAGCTGTTCCGCTTCATGACCATGCTGGCGGTGCCGGCGGTGGTGTTCGGTCTGTGGCTGTACCTGGGCTACGGCATCGGCCGCGGCGCGGGGCAGGGCTGGATGCACGCCAAGCTGGCGCTGGTGCTGGTGCTGATCGGCTACCACCATGGCTGCGGCGTGTTGCTGCGCAAGTTCGAGGCGGGGCGCAATACGCGCTCGCACAAGTTTTATCGCTGGTTCAATGAGCTGCCGGTGCTGGTGCTGCTGGCGGTGGTGATCCTGGTGGTCGTCAAGCCGTTCTGAGCCTGGCGCCCGGTCTGTTGTTGCCAATCCTGTAGCGGAACCGAAATGAGCAAGCTGGTTGACTATTACCTGACGCCGCAGTCGCCGTACGTCTACCTGGGCCATGCGCGCTTTGCCGCCATCGCCGAGCGCCATGGCGCGCAGGTGAACCTGAAGCCGTGCGACCTGGGCAAGGTGTTTTCCGTCTCCGGCGGGCTGCCGCTGTCGCAGCGCCCGCCCCAGCGCCAGGCCTACCGCCTGGTGGAGCTGGCGCGCTGGAGCGACTTCCTGGGCCTGCCGCTGCATCTGCAGCCGACGTTCTTCCCGGTATCGGGCGACGC is part of the Cupriavidus necator genome and harbors:
- the leuS gene encoding leucine--tRNA ligase, translated to MQDKYLPSAVEQAAQQHWQAIDAYRVSEHAAGADGKEKPKFYACSMLPYPSGKLHMGHVRNYTINDVMARYLRMNGNNVLMPMGWDAFGMPAENAALNNGVAPAAWTYDNIAYMKKQMQSMGLAIDWSREVATCSPDYYRWNQWLFLKMLEKGIAYRKTGTVNWDPVDQTVLANEQVIDGRGWRSGAVVEKREIPMYYLRITEYAEELLGDLDQLGWPERVKVMQQNWIGKSVGVRFAFPHDIPGEDGKPINDGKLYVFTTRADTIMGVTFCAVAAEHPLATHAALNNPELAAFIDECKHGSVMEADMATMEKKGMPTGLQVVHPLTGEKVDVWVGNYVLMSYGDGAVMGVPAHDERDFAFALKYKLPIRQVIDVKGQPYSTEAWQEWYGDKEQGTCIHSGKYDGLGYQAAVEAIAADLGAKGLGEKKVTWRLRDWGISRQRYWGTPIPLIHCDSCGVVPVPEKDLPVVLPEDLVPDGTGNPLAKDARFLQCTCPSCGKPARRETDTMDTFIDSCWYYMRYTCPDAATMVDARNDYWMPMDQYIGGIEHAILHLLYARFWTKVMRDLGLVKFDEPFTNLLTQGMVLNETYYREDASGKKHWYNPAEVDLRTDERGRPVGATLIADGQPVVIGGVEKMSKSKNNGIDPQALIDQYGADTARLFVMFAAPPEQQLEWSGSGVEGASRFLRRVWNYGYANAAAIRDGAGGKPTADDADLRREIHGVLKQANYDYQRIQYNTVVSATMKMLNALDDAKTASPAARRECFGILLRVLYPVVPHVTHGLWDQLGYAAEAGDLLDAPWPQVDEAALVRSEIELVLQINGKVRGSITVPAEADRAAIEATAAASETVAKFAEGKAPKKIVVVPGRLVNVVL
- the lptE gene encoding LPS assembly lipoprotein LptE, which gives rise to MKRLNMGRRKVLAAMLAVPATGLLAGCGFHMRGNADFAFKRLYIGIPANSLMGADLRRAIRGGSDTQVVADQKEADALLDVLQDTRTKSILSITTEGVVREYRLTQRFTFRLRDPAGNELIAPSQLVLTRDLTYNEANTLAKDYEEQQLYRDMQRDIVQQLMRRLAAVKAI
- the holA gene encoding DNA polymerase III subunit delta, with translation MQLKLDGLDAHLRQAKAKGLAPLYVVHGDEHLLVLEAVDRLRAAAREAGFSERDVLVAERGFHWGQLVEAQQSMSLFGDRKIVELRIPSGKPGKDGGEALRAVAAQPSPDVVLLVTLPRLDFAASKSAWFQALEGAGVSIKVDSVDRTRLPAWVGERLSLQQQRVEGGEPGRRALQFIADKVEGNLLAAHQEIQKLGLLYPPGELTFDQVHDAVLNVARYDVFKLSESMLSGDVPRLVRMLEGLRGEGEATVLVLWALTEEIRVLSKVRQGLAAGKPAGVLMRELRVWGPRERLVPQAAQRLAQPRLEAALALAARLDRQVKGLSDLPPPGGSPLPAEPWDGLQQLALMIAR
- a CDS encoding glutamate-5-semialdehyde dehydrogenase, whose amino-acid sequence is MNELDLNQYMDRVGRQARAASRAMARASTADKNRALLTIAAAIRRDADKLKAVNARDVERARANGQDAAFIDRLTLSDKAIATMAAGLGQIAALADPIGEISNMKFRPTGIQVGQMRVPLGVIGIIYESRPNVTIDAAALCLKSGNATILRGGSEAIESNTALAALVAEGLSAAGLPSEAVQVIETTDRAAVGRLITMTEYVDVIVPRGGKSLIARLMEEARVPMIKHLDGICHVYIDADADLDKAVRVCDNAKTQRYAPCNTMETLLVSQDIAAAALPPLCRIYQEKGVELRVCPATRATLEAAGFTGLVDAAEEDWRLEYLAPILAIKTVAGLDDAIAHINEYGSHHTDSIITENYSAGMRFIREVDSASVMINASTRFADGFEYGLGAEIGISNDKLHARGPVGLEGLTSLKYVVFGHGEIRT
- a CDS encoding CopD family protein is translated as MLWVKALHIVFVVSWFAGLFYLPRIFVNLALETDAASAQRLLLMARKLFRFMTMLAVPAVVFGLWLYLGYGIGRGAGQGWMHAKLALVLVLIGYHHGCGVLLRKFEAGRNTRSHKFYRWFNELPVLVLLAVVILVVVKPF